GCGCCGCACCGCCCAGGCCTCCGAGGGGGCCGCGTGGCGAAGGCGTGGCGGCTAGTTGCGGTTGATGTCGCGGTGAAGCACCGAGACGTCGAGGTTCTCGTCCTCGCGCAGCAGCTGGCCAAGCGCCTCCACAATGGCGACGCTGCGGTGGTGGCCGCCTGTGCAGCCGATGGAAATGGTGATGAAGTTCTTGCCCTCGTGCTTGAACCCGTCGAGCATGCCGCGGAACATGGTGACGAAGTTCGACAAAAAGCCCTGGGCGCTGTCGTGGGAGAGGACGTAGTCAGCGACCGGCTTGTCCACTCCCCTGAACGGCCGAAGCTCCGGCACCCAGAAGGGGTTGGGGAGGAAGCGCACGTCGACCATGATGTCGGTATCCCGCGGGGAGCCGTGCTTGAAGCCGAAGGACTGCACCGTCACGTGCGTCCGGGTGGTGGCGATGCCGGCGAAGTTCTGTTCGATCGCCCGGCGCAGGTCGTGCACCGAGAGGTCGGAGGAATCGATGACCACGTCCGCGCTCTCCTTGAGGCTGGACATGATCTCGCGCTCGCGACCGATGCCGACGACGAGCGTGCCGTTGCCCTGCAGCGGGTGGATGCGGCGCAGGTTGTCGAAGCGCTTGATGAGCACGTCGTCGCGCGCGTCCATGAACAGCACCAACGGCTTGAGCCCCTTGGCGCTGAGCTCGGAGATGACCTCCTCCAGCGAGCCCTTGTACTCCAAGGATCGGACGTCGGAGACGACGGCGATCTTGTTGTTGGAGAACTCGTTGGAGGCGTTTTGCTCGACGAATTCTAGAACGTATTGAGGAGGCAGATTCTGGATGACGTACCAGCCCATGTCCTCGAGGACCCGGGCGGCCGAGCTGAGGCCGGCGCCGGACAAGCCGGTGATGAGCACCGGAGGAATGGGCGTGCGCGGCTCGATGTCTCCTCGCAATTCATAATTCATACCTGCGATTCTAACCTTCCGCGGCCGACACCGGCCGTACTCGGGGTTTCGCGCCCGCGCGGCGGGGCCTATTCGCCCTCGCCCGGGTGCAGGGCAGCAAAGACCGATTCGGCCAGCTGCGGGCCGAAGCCGTTGACCGCCTGGATCTCCTCCACCGTGGCCTCCTTCAGCTTCTTCACGGAACCGAAGTGCTTGACCAGCGCGGTGCGGCGGCTGGGGCCTAGGCCTTTCACCGAGTCCAGCTCCGAGCGCTTCATGCGCTTCGAGCGCTGCTGGCGGTGGAACGTGATGGCGAAGCGGTGCGCCTCGTCGCGAATGTGCTGGAACAGGTACAGCGCCTGGGAGTTGCGCGGGAAGATGAGCGGATCCTCCTCGCCGGGCAGCCAGATCTCCTCCAACCGCTTAGCGATGCCGATGAGCATGACGTCGTTGATGCCGAACTCGTCGAAGACCTCCTGGGCGGCGTTGACCTGCGACTTTCCGCCGTCGACGATGAACAGCTGCGGCGGGTAGGCGAAGCGCTTGGACGCCTGCTCGAGCGGCTCGTCCTCGAAGGAGGCCTCCGCCACGTCGGTGGACTCCGGCACGGTGAGCTTGTCCTGGTTGTGGCGGGTAAACCGCCTGCGGGTGATCTCCGCGATCGAGGCCACGTCGTCCGAGTGCCCGTCGCCCGCGGCCTCCTTGATCTTGTAGCGGCGGTAGTCGCTCTTCTTGGGCAGGCCATCCTCGAAGACCACGAGCGAGGCGACGACGTCGGTGCCCTGGATGTGGGAGATGTCCGTGCACTCGATGCGCAGCGGCGCGTCGTCCATCTCGAGGGTCCCCTGGATCTCCTTGAGCGCCTGCGAGCGGGCGGTGAGATCGCCGACCCGCTTGAGCTTGTGCTGGCGCAGCGCCTCCTGGGCGTTCTTGTGAACCGTCTCCGCCAGCGTGCGCTTGTCGCCGCGCTGCGGGGCCTTGACCTCGACGTTCGCCCCGCGCAGGTCGCTCAATACTTCGGCGAGCTGCGCGGTGGGCCCCGCGAAGTCGTGGATGAGGATCTCCCGCGGGATGACCGAGCCGCGCGCGCGGCTGATCGCCTTGGCGTCGGTGCCCATCGGCGCCTGGGCACCGTGGGAGAACTGGTCGACCCCGCGGCGCGCGTAGGCCTCGGCGGCCTTCGCCTCGCTGGCCTGGGTCTGATCCTCCTGCTCGATGGCCTCCGAATAGAAGCGCAGGAGGAAGCTCGAGACCAGGTCCGCGAGCCCCTCGGGGGAATCGTCGACGAGCTCGACGACCCACCCGCGCTGCCCGCGGATGCGCCCCGAGCGCACGTGGAAGAGCTGGATGGAGGCCTCCAGCTCGTCGGCGGCGACCGCCACGAAGTCGGCGTCCGTCCCGTCGCCGAGGACCACGGCCTGCTGCTCGGTGAGCTTGCGGATCGCCTCGAGATCGTCCCTGAACCGGGCGGCGTTTTCGAAGTCGAGCTCCTCGGCGGCCTGGTTCATCTTCTGCGTGAGCTGCCTCGTCACCGGATCGACGTGGCCCGACATGAACGAGCAGAACTGGTCGACGATCTCCCGGTGTTCCTCGGGGCTTACCCGGCCCACGCACGGGGCGGAGCACTTGTCGATGTAGCCCAGAAGGCACGGGCGCCCCAGCTGCTCGTGGCGGTGATAGACCCCCTTCGAGCAGGTGCGCATGGGGAAGACGCGCATGGCGAGGTCGAGCGTCTCGCGCACGGCCCACGCGTGCGAGTACGGCCCGAAGTAGCGCACGCCCTTGCGCTGCGGCCCGCGGTAGAAGAAGGCCCGCGGGATCACCTCGCCGACGGAGACGGCCAGCACCGGGTAGGTCTTGTCGTCGCGGTACTTGACGTTGAACTTCGGGTCGAACTTCTTGATCCACGTGTACTCCAGCTGGAGCGCCTCCACCTCGCTGGAGACGACCGTCCACTCGACGCTCGCCGCCGTGGTGACCATCTGGCGCGTGCGCGGGTGGAGCTGGGAAAGGTCCTGGAAGTAGTTGGACAGGCGCTGGCGCAGGTTGATGGCCTTGCCCACGTAGATGACCCGCCGGTACTCGTCGCGGAACTTGTACACGCCCGGCTGGGTCGGGATGGTGCCGGGCGCCGGCTTGTAGGTGGTGGGATCGGCCACGGGGTCCTCCTCCAAGATACTTCTGGCAGGTTGCGTCCACGCTACCCGCGAAACGATGGCACCCTCACCGCGCCGACCGGGCGGTGAGGGTGCCTACTAAGTAATGAATCCTAGTCCTCCGGCATGTACTTGCCCTCAAGCTCGCGGAACTTGTCCACTGCCTTGACAGAGTCGATGCCGTCGGCCGACTGGAAGGCCCACAGCGGAACGTACTCGAACTCCGGCAGCTCGAGCCGGGCCATGCGCGCGCCCTCCGGGAAGTTGAGCCCGTAGATCACCGACCACGGGTAGAACTGGCTGCCCAGGAAGTTGCGGACGTCCACGCCATCGGAGTTGGCGCGCACCCGCGGGCGCTTGAGCGCGATGTAGATGACGGTGGCGAAGATGAGGCCAACGAGGAAGTAGCCCCACTGGTCGATGAGCGTGATGCCGGTTCCGCTGTCGCCCACCGCGACGATGATCGCGAGGAACACGTGCACCGCGACGACCACGGCCGCGGCCATCCACGCCCACATCTTCATCTTGCGGCTTTCGACCACGAGCTCCCACGGCTTGGTGGTCGTCAGGGCGGGGTCGGCGGCTACATAGGCGAAGACCTCTTCGTCGCTCAGCGTCTTGCGGGAGTTGTTGTCCATCAGAATTCTTTTTTCATCTTTCCGAAAAGATCCGGAGGGCTTCGGCCACCGGCTCGTGCGGTTCACCCTAGGATCCTACGCTGAAACCCTAAGGGGGTGAAAGCGCGAGGTAGGCGTACTACCCCGCCCTCAGAGGCTGCGCAGCAGCAGCGCGGTGTGCAGCGCCGCGGTCATCGCCTCAGCACCCTTGTCCTCCACGGAGCCCTCGAAGCCGGCGCGGTCGATGGCCTGCTGCTCGGTCTCGGTGGTGAGCACGCCGTTGCCCACCGGCTTGCCGCTGTCTAGCGCGATGCGGGTCAGTCCTTGGGTGACCGAGTCGCAGACGTAGTCGAAGTGCGGGGTGCCGCCGCGGATGACGCAACCCAGGGCCACGACTGCGTCGCAGGTCTCGGCCAGCTTCTGCACCACGACCGGGAGCTCGAGGGCGCCGACCACGCGGTAGTCGAGCACCTTCGCCCCCAGCTGCGCGCCGGTCTCGATCGCGCGGCGGTGCAGCTGCGCGCAGATCTCCTCGTTCCACATGCTGGTGACCACGCCGACCGTCAGGCCGGTGGCGTCGATGCTCGAAACCTCAGGAAGTCCTTCTTTACTCATCTGAGCTGTCCCTTCTTTCCAATCAGGCGCCCGGCCACGTAGTGGTGGCGGGGCGCCCGTGGACCGCGCGAAGCGCGGTCGCCTTCGGATTAGTGGTTGTGGTTGTGATCGAACAGGTCGACCCACGGCAGGTCGTGGGCCATGCGGTCGCGCTTGGTGCGCAGGTAGTTGACGTTGTCCTCGGTGACCTCGACCTCGACCGGCACGCGCTCGGCGACGGTGATGCCGTAGCCGGAGAGCTCGTCGACCTTGGCGGGGTTGTTGCTCATCAGCCGGACCCTCGTGATGCCCTGATCCTTCAGCATCTGTGCGGCCATGGAGTAGTCGCGGGCGTCAGCCGGGTGGCCGAGCTGGAGGTTCGCGTCGACGGTGTCCACGCCCTGGTCCTGCAGGTGATAGGCCTGCAGCTTCGCCAGGATGCCGATGCCGCGGCCCTCGTGGCCGCGCATGTAGATGAGCACGCCCTGGCCGTTCTCCACGATGGCGTTGAGGCTCGCGTGGAGCTGCTGGCCGCAATCGCAGCGTCGAGAAGCGAAAACGTCGCCGGTGAGGCACTCCGAGTGCACGCGCACGAGCACGTCATCGCCTGACTTCGGGTCGCCGAAGACCAGCGCCACGTGCTCGATGCCATTGACGAGGCCGCGGTAGCCATAGGCCGTGAACTTGCCGAACTCGGTCGGCAGCACGGTCTGCGCCGCGCGCTCGACCAGCACCTCGTTCTCGAGGCGCCAGTGGCGCAGCTGCTCGATGCTGATCAGCTTGAGGTCGTGCTCGTCGGCGAAGCGGCGCAGCTCGGGTGCGCGCGCCATGTCCGTGGGATCGTCCTCGGA
This is a stretch of genomic DNA from Corynebacterium vitaeruminis DSM 20294. It encodes these proteins:
- the uvrC gene encoding excinuclease ABC subunit UvrC, producing MADPTTYKPAPGTIPTQPGVYKFRDEYRRVIYVGKAINLRQRLSNYFQDLSQLHPRTRQMVTTAASVEWTVVSSEVEALQLEYTWIKKFDPKFNVKYRDDKTYPVLAVSVGEVIPRAFFYRGPQRKGVRYFGPYSHAWAVRETLDLAMRVFPMRTCSKGVYHRHEQLGRPCLLGYIDKCSAPCVGRVSPEEHREIVDQFCSFMSGHVDPVTRQLTQKMNQAAEELDFENAARFRDDLEAIRKLTEQQAVVLGDGTDADFVAVAADELEASIQLFHVRSGRIRGQRGWVVELVDDSPEGLADLVSSFLLRFYSEAIEQEDQTQASEAKAAEAYARRGVDQFSHGAQAPMGTDAKAISRARGSVIPREILIHDFAGPTAQLAEVLSDLRGANVEVKAPQRGDKRTLAETVHKNAQEALRQHKLKRVGDLTARSQALKEIQGTLEMDDAPLRIECTDISHIQGTDVVASLVVFEDGLPKKSDYRRYKIKEAAGDGHSDDVASIAEITRRRFTRHNQDKLTVPESTDVAEASFEDEPLEQASKRFAYPPQLFIVDGGKSQVNAAQEVFDEFGINDVMLIGIAKRLEEIWLPGEEDPLIFPRNSQALYLFQHIRDEAHRFAITFHRQQRSKRMKRSELDSVKGLGPSRRTALVKHFGSVKKLKEATVEEIQAVNGFGPQLAESVFAALHPGEGE
- a CDS encoding PH domain-containing protein, which encodes MDNNSRKTLSDEEVFAYVAADPALTTTKPWELVVESRKMKMWAWMAAAVVVAVHVFLAIIVAVGDSGTGITLIDQWGYFLVGLIFATVIYIALKRPRVRANSDGVDVRNFLGSQFYPWSVIYGLNFPEGARMARLELPEFEYVPLWAFQSADGIDSVKAVDKFRELEGKYMPED
- the ribH gene encoding 6,7-dimethyl-8-ribityllumazine synthase: MSKEGLPEVSSIDATGLTVGVVTSMWNEEICAQLHRRAIETGAQLGAKVLDYRVVGALELPVVVQKLAETCDAVVALGCVIRGGTPHFDYVCDSVTQGLTRIALDSGKPVGNGVLTTETEQQAIDRAGFEGSVEDKGAEAMTAALHTALLLRSL
- the rapZ gene encoding RNase adapter RapZ, with protein sequence MNYELRGDIEPRTPIPPVLITGLSGAGLSSAARVLEDMGWYVIQNLPPQYVLEFVEQNASNEFSNNKIAVVSDVRSLEYKGSLEEVISELSAKGLKPLVLFMDARDDVLIKRFDNLRRIHPLQGNGTLVVGIGREREIMSSLKESADVVIDSSDLSVHDLRRAIEQNFAGIATTRTHVTVQSFGFKHGSPRDTDIMVDVRFLPNPFWVPELRPFRGVDKPVADYVLSHDSAQGFLSNFVTMFRGMLDGFKHEGKNFITISIGCTGGHHRSVAIVEALGQLLREDENLDVSVLHRDINRN
- a CDS encoding bifunctional 3,4-dihydroxy-2-butanone-4-phosphate synthase/GTP cyclohydrolase II — encoded protein: MTNEANQPEPEKVRLDSIDDAIADIAAGKAVVVVDSEDRENEGDIIFAAEKATPELVAFMVRYSSGYICAPLTEADCDRLGLPPMTSKNEDARDTAYTVTVDAATGTTGISARSRSETICRLANPDSVRADFTRPGHVVPLRARDGGVLVREGHTEAAVDLARLAGLRPAGVLCEVVSEDDPTDMARAPELRRFADEHDLKLISIEQLRHWRLENEVLVERAAQTVLPTEFGKFTAYGYRGLVNGIEHVALVFGDPKSGDDVLVRVHSECLTGDVFASRRCDCGQQLHASLNAIVENGQGVLIYMRGHEGRGIGILAKLQAYHLQDQGVDTVDANLQLGHPADARDYSMAAQMLKDQGITRVRLMSNNPAKVDELSGYGITVAERVPVEVEVTEDNVNYLRTKRDRMAHDLPWVDLFDHNHNH